From the genome of Nitrosomonas sp., one region includes:
- a CDS encoding F0F1 ATP synthase subunit epsilon — protein sequence MKTFTLHMQSATQYIPVEHVTSFIGADSSGSFGILAGHARMMTALNYGLARYQIQSGDWYYLAFPGGILYFLNNNLYISSRRFLCDSDYQRISTGLMQQLLTEEESLREIKESLSHLEQEMFRRLWQMQRSGIHL from the coding sequence ATGAAAACATTTACATTACACATGCAAAGTGCGACACAATATATTCCGGTTGAGCATGTAACCAGCTTCATCGGTGCGGATTCTTCAGGCAGTTTTGGAATTCTTGCCGGACATGCACGTATGATGACTGCGCTCAATTATGGTCTGGCGCGTTATCAAATACAAAGCGGCGATTGGTATTATCTTGCATTTCCCGGCGGTATCCTTTATTTTCTGAATAACAATCTGTATATCAGTTCACGCCGTTTTCTTTGTGACAGCGATTATCAGCGAATCAGCACTGGATTAATGCAGCAATTGCTGACGGAAGAGGAGTCATTGCGAGAAATCAAAGAAAGCCTGAGTCATTTGGAGCAGGAAATGTTTCGTCGATTGTGGCAGATGCAGAGAAGCGGGATTCACTTATAA